In Mercurialis annua linkage group LG5, ddMerAnnu1.2, whole genome shotgun sequence, a single genomic region encodes these proteins:
- the LOC126680471 gene encoding pentatricopeptide repeat-containing protein At2g15980 gives MSTTSISKRILPFPPKPLAPHTLSTFSTAAPPPSDHHCSPIVSDITSLLTHHRSKSRWTYLRSLILSSPTKTLTPTHFSQITLQLKSNPHLALNFFHFTLHSNPSLCSHDLHSLSTITHVLSRARMKTRAESVISYALKSNDPVKFFKILAESYRECDSAPFVFDLLVKCCLELRKIDDGLRIVRKLRTFGISPLLGTCNLLVFSVCKVKGCFVGYGVFREVFEENEEGKGFVVRPNVHSFNDLMMGFFKDCETEMVEEIWSEMERFGCVPNGFSYCVLMAGFVEDGKMDKAENLWEEMRLKGVKGDVIAYNTMIGGFCKIGEIEKAERFFREMESSGVESSCVTLEHLINGYCRVGDVDSAMFVFKDMILRDFRAEGGVIDVLVRGLCEKRRVSEALEIMMSNACVGPSCTSYELLIKGLCDDGMMNEALKLQAKMVGKGFELNSEIYDSFIDGYLKLGNEEMAAKLRKELSQIQKPPEESA, from the coding sequence ATGTCAACAACTTCAATTTCAAAACGAATCCTCCCCTTCCCTCCAAAACCCTTAGCCCCCCACACTCTCTCCACCTTCTCCACCGCCGCACCACCACCGTCCGATCACCACTGCTCCCCCATAGTCTCCGACATCACCTCCCTCTTAACCCACCACCGCTCCAAGTCCAGATGGACCTATCTCCGCTCCCTCATCCTCTCATCACCCACCAAAACCCTAACCCCCACTCACTTTTCCCAAATCACCCTCCAATTAAAATCAAATCCCCATCTTGCCCTCAATTTCTTCCACTTCACCCTCCATTCCAACCCATCTCTCTGCTCTCACGACCTCCATTCTCTATCAACCATCACCCATGTCCTCTCCCGCGCCCGGATGAAAACCCGGGCCGAGTCAGTCATCAGCTACGCTTTAAAGTCGAATGACCCAGTTAAGTTCTTTAAAATCTTGGCTGAGAGTTACAGAGAGTGTGATTCTGCACCTTTTGTATTTGATTTGTTGGTGAAATGTTGTCTTGAATTGAGAAAAATTGATGATGGGTTGAGAATTGTGAGGAAGTTGAGGACTTTTGGGATTAGTCCTTTGCTTGGTACTTGTAATTTGTTGGTTTTTAGTGTTTGTAAAGTTAAAGGGTGTTTTGTTGGTTATGGTGTTTTTAGAGAGGTTTTTGAGGAGAATGAGGAGGGGAAGGGTTTTGTGGTTAGGCCTAATGTGCATAGTTTTAATGATTTGATGATGGGGTTTTTTAAAGATTGCGAAACGGAGATGGTTGAGGAGATTTGGAGTGAAATGGAGAGGTTTGGATGTGTTCCAAATGGGTTTAGTTATTGTGTTTTGATGGCCGGTTTTGTTGAGGATGGGAAGATGGATAAAGCGGAGAACTTGTGGGAGGAAATGAGATTAAAGGGTGTGAAAGGCGATGTTATTGCTTATAATACTATGATCGGCGGGTTTTGTAAGATAGGTGAGATTGAGAAAGCTGAGCGGTTCTTTAGAGAAATGGAATCGAGCGGAGTGGAAAGTAGTTGTGTTACTCTTGAGCATTTGATTAATGGGTATTGTAGAGTAGGGGATGTAGATTCGGCAATGTTTGTGTTTAAAGATATGATCTTGAGAGATTTTAGAGCTGAAGGTGGTGTAATTGATGTATTGGTTAGAGGGCTTTGTGAGAAGAGAAGGGTTTCCGAAGCTTTGGAGATTATGATGAGCAATGCTTGTGTTGGTCCGAGTTGCACGAGTTATGAGTTGTTGATTAAGGGGTTGTGTGATGATGGAATGATGAATGAAGCATTGAAACTTCAGGCTAAGATGGTAGGGAAAGGTTTTGAACTAAACTCGGAGATTTATGATTCTTTTATTGATGGGTATTTGAAGCTAGGGAATGAGGAAATGGCAGCAAAATTGAGGAAGGAATTGTCTCAAATTCAAAAGCCGCCGGAAGAGTCCGCATAG
- the LOC126680481 gene encoding CASP-like protein 5C1 isoform X1, whose protein sequence is MEEVPGSVGTSASFSLRLGQTIFSGASLFFMALGAQFYSYTAFRYLVTVMGLAIPWSLTLAIVDGYSVLVKCSIRQQGIVVIIIVGDWQVLSLLTLAAACSTASVVDLLLHSDSSYCPRKVCGRFQISAAMAFLSWFLSMASSLFNLWLLPSL, encoded by the exons ATGGAAGAAGTACCTGGCTCAGTTGGGACCAGTGCTAGCTTCTCTTTGAGACTGGGACAGACCATTTTTTCTGGTGCTTCTCTGTTTTTCATGGCTTTGGGTGCTCAATTCTACAGCTACACCGCCTTTCG ATACTTGGTGACAGTGATGGGATTGGCAATCCCATGGAGTTTGACATTAGCAATAGTGGATGGATACTCAGTTTTGGTAAAATGCTCAATCAGACAGCAAGGAATAGTGGTGATTATCATAGTTGGAGACTGG CAGGTTTTATCACTTCTTACACTAGCTGCAGCATGTTCAACAGCTAGTGTTGTGGATCTTTTGCTTCATTCAGATTCTTCATACTGCCCTCGGAAAGTTTGCGGTAGATTTCAAATATCTGCTGCTATGGCTTTCTTGTCTTGGTTTCTGTCTATGGCTTCTTCTCTCTTCAATCTCTGGTTACTGCCCTCCTTGTGA
- the LOC126680481 gene encoding CASP-like protein 5C1 isoform X2 has protein sequence MEEVPGSVGTSASFSLRLGQTIFSGASLFFMALGAQFYSYTAFRYLVTVMGLAIPWSLTLAIVDGYSVLVKCSIRQQGIVVIIIVGDWVLSLLTLAAACSTASVVDLLLHSDSSYCPRKVCGRFQISAAMAFLSWFLSMASSLFNLWLLPSL, from the exons ATGGAAGAAGTACCTGGCTCAGTTGGGACCAGTGCTAGCTTCTCTTTGAGACTGGGACAGACCATTTTTTCTGGTGCTTCTCTGTTTTTCATGGCTTTGGGTGCTCAATTCTACAGCTACACCGCCTTTCG ATACTTGGTGACAGTGATGGGATTGGCAATCCCATGGAGTTTGACATTAGCAATAGTGGATGGATACTCAGTTTTGGTAAAATGCTCAATCAGACAGCAAGGAATAGTGGTGATTATCATAGTTGGAGACTGG GTTTTATCACTTCTTACACTAGCTGCAGCATGTTCAACAGCTAGTGTTGTGGATCTTTTGCTTCATTCAGATTCTTCATACTGCCCTCGGAAAGTTTGCGGTAGATTTCAAATATCTGCTGCTATGGCTTTCTTGTCTTGGTTTCTGTCTATGGCTTCTTCTCTCTTCAATCTCTGGTTACTGCCCTCCTTGTGA